Proteins encoded in a region of the Neoarius graeffei isolate fNeoGra1 chromosome 3, fNeoGra1.pri, whole genome shotgun sequence genome:
- the LOC132883424 gene encoding 5,6-dihydroxyindole-2-carboxylic acid oxidase-like: protein MMHFCAMWMRAALMLSCCAFAAHAQFPRECTSVEALRSARCCPSPFGRASDPCGASLGRGQCMPVQADARAHGPQYPHVGQDDRERWPLRFFTSACRCTGNFDGFNCGRCKHGFTGITCNTRVPVVRRNVLTLSPIERRSFVNALNQAKRTVHPDLVIASRRYEELFNPDGNTTMFENITIYNYFVWSHYYSVSKTYLGGGQPSFGGVDFSHEGPGFVTWHRYHLLQLERDIQDMLGDPRFALPFWNFAIGGNQCDICTDDLMGARSSFDENAISSNSIFSQWRIVCESLDDYDTLGTICNSTETSPIRRNPAGNVARPMVQKLPEPQDIEACLQLTTFDTPPFYSTSSDSFRNTVEGYSAPEGTYDPVVRSLHNLAHLFLNGTGGQTHLSPNDPIFVLLHTFTDAIFDEWLQRHPGSADYPMENAPIGHNKDYNMVPFWPPITNAEMFVTAPENLGYSYEATWPARPMTVTEIITIAVIAALIVMAIIFAVTTCVVRSRSHNSEGRQHLLGEQYQRYDDHDTHSNKAQSVV from the exons ATGATGCATTTCTGTGCAATGTGGATGCGCGCTGCTTTAATGCTGTCCTGTTGCGCCTTCGCTGCGCACGCGCAGTTCCCGCGTGAGTGCACGAGCGTCGAGGCTCTGCGCAGCGCGCGCTGCTGTCCGTCACCGTTCGGCCGCGCGAGCGACCCATGCGGCGCGAGCCTCGGCCGAGGGCAGTGCATGCCGGTGCAGGCTGACGCGCGCGCTCACGGGCCGCAGTACCCGCACGTGGGCCAGGACGACCGCGAGCGCTGGCCGCTTCGCTTCTTCACCAGCGCGTGCCGCTGCACCGGGAACTTCGACGGCTTCAACTGCGGCCGGTGCAAGCACGGATTCACCGGGATCACCTGCAACACGCGCGTGCCAGTCG TCAGAAGAAATGTTCTAACTCTGAGCCCGATTGAGAGGCGATCCTTTGTGAATGCTCTGAACCAGGCCAAGCGAACTGTGCACCCAGACCTGGTCATCGCCTCACGCCGCTATGAGGAGCTGTTCAACCCTGATGGTAACACCACAATGTTTGAAAACATCACCATCTATAACTATTTCGTGTGGTCACACTACTACTCCGTGAGTAAGACGTATCTCGGTGGGGGACAGCCCAGCTTCGGAGGTGTGGACTTCTCTCACGAGGGACCCGGGTTCGTGACATGGCACCGATACCACCTCCTGCAGCTTGAACGTGAcatacag GACATGTTGGGAGACCCGAGATTTGCTCTTCCATTCTGGAACTTTGCCATCGGAGGAAACCAGTGTGACATCTGTACTGATGATCTGATGGGTGCCAGAAGCAGCTTTGACGAAAATGCCATCAGCTCCAATTCCATCTTCTCCCAGTGGCGCATCGTGTGTGAGAGCCTGGATGACTATGACACGCTGGGCACCATTTGCAACA GTACCGAGACCAGCCCTATCAGGAGGAACCCTGCAGGGAACGTGGCCCGGCCAATGGTGCAGAAGCTTCCAGAGCCTCAGGACATAGAAGCCTGCCTGCAGCTGACCACATTTGACACCCCTCCATTTTACTCTACTTCATCAGACAGCTTCAGAAATACCGTTGAGG GCTACAGTGCCCCCGAGGGTACCTACGACCCTGTGGTGCGAAGTCTACACAATTTGGCTCACCTGTTCCTGAATGGGACTGGTGGACAAACGCACCTGTCCCCTAACGACCCCATTTTCGTCCTGCTCCACACCTTCACTGACGCCATCTTTGACGAGTGGCTTCAGAGACACCCAG gCTCTGCGGACTATCCAATGGAAAACGCTCCCATTGGCCATAACAAAGATTACAACATGGTGCCATTCTGGCCTCCGATCACCAATGCAGAGATGTTCGTGACTGCTCCAGAGAACTTGGGTTACTCCTACGAGGCTACCTGGCCCG CCCGTCCAATGACTGTGACTGAGATCATCACCATCGCCGTGATAGCAGCACTCATCGTCATGGCGATCATCTTCGCCGTTACAACGTGTGTCGTGCGCTCCCGATCCCATAACTCTGAGGGCCGGCAGCATCTGCTCGGGGAACAGTACCAACGCTATGACGATCATGACACACACAGCAACAAGGCCCAGTCTGTGGTTTAG